The proteins below are encoded in one region of Aerosakkonema funiforme FACHB-1375:
- a CDS encoding SagB family peptide dehydrogenase: MSETSILSFLPGISLEQQNEEWVLNYQTGTYSKNTISLPNCSLGILQAWQVLCGDGGTREQLSSLVQETDGLSKLPEFYYYLEQFERLGLICQTFCADGTPLAKIVPLVRAPAFAIQEVSPKQSYVLSRFAYLHRQNNQIVLESPLSKVQLVILDWRGGAILAELNQPCSYSQLCQKISGISANAVQQFLNLLDAAKMLSEVKIEGEIAEDKQDALVQWEFHDLLFHSKVRTGRHRQPVGRTYRFLDKIPQLPAIKNQVTGSIISLYRPDIEALKKNDLPFTRVLEERKSIRHYGNQPISDRQLGEFLYRSLRVRDILKTETEELSNRPYPSAGACYELEVYTTINCCAHIPSGLYHYNPQEHQLSLVSPKTSQVEALLEEAAQNNPERQTPQILIILAARFPRVTWYYESIAYAGILKNVGAVFQTMYLVATTLDLAPCAIGCGNADLFAAAVGTDYYAESSVGEFALCSKQS; the protein is encoded by the coding sequence ATGTCTGAAACTTCTATACTTTCTTTTTTACCAGGCATATCCCTAGAACAGCAAAATGAGGAATGGGTGCTTAACTATCAAACAGGAACCTACTCCAAAAACACAATTTCTTTGCCCAATTGTTCGCTGGGAATATTGCAGGCTTGGCAAGTACTATGCGGCGATGGAGGGACGCGGGAACAACTGAGTTCTCTGGTTCAAGAAACTGATGGTTTGTCCAAACTACCTGAATTTTATTATTATCTCGAACAATTTGAACGCCTCGGCCTGATCTGTCAAACTTTCTGTGCAGATGGAACACCGCTAGCCAAAATAGTTCCCCTTGTAAGAGCGCCCGCTTTTGCAATTCAGGAAGTTTCTCCCAAACAGTCTTATGTTTTGTCGCGGTTTGCTTATTTACATCGCCAGAACAATCAAATAGTACTGGAATCACCCCTATCTAAGGTGCAGTTGGTAATACTTGATTGGCGGGGAGGCGCTATTTTAGCCGAACTTAACCAACCATGTTCTTACTCTCAGCTATGCCAAAAAATATCTGGTATTTCTGCAAATGCCGTGCAACAATTCCTCAATTTGCTTGATGCTGCCAAGATGCTTTCAGAAGTTAAAATCGAGGGGGAAATTGCCGAAGATAAACAGGATGCTCTTGTGCAATGGGAATTTCACGATTTACTTTTCCACAGTAAGGTGAGAACCGGAAGACATCGCCAACCTGTGGGGAGAACCTATCGTTTTTTGGATAAAATTCCCCAACTTCCTGCTATTAAAAATCAGGTAACAGGCAGTATTATTTCCCTATATCGACCGGATATTGAAGCGCTCAAAAAAAATGATTTACCTTTTACTCGTGTTTTAGAAGAGAGAAAATCAATTCGACATTATGGCAACCAACCAATTAGCGATCGCCAACTGGGAGAATTTCTTTACCGTTCCCTCAGAGTTAGAGACATCCTCAAAACAGAAACAGAAGAACTGAGTAATCGGCCATATCCCAGTGCCGGAGCTTGCTACGAACTAGAAGTTTATACAACAATTAATTGTTGCGCTCACATACCCTCTGGTTTGTACCATTACAATCCTCAAGAACATCAACTTTCTTTAGTGTCTCCTAAAACTTCTCAAGTGGAAGCTTTATTAGAGGAAGCAGCGCAAAATAATCCAGAGAGACAAACTCCTCAAATTCTAATTATTTTAGCGGCTCGATTTCCCAGAGTTACCTGGTATTACGAATCCATCGCCTATGCTGGCATTCTGAAAAATGTGGGTGCTGTATTTCAAACTATGTATCTGGTGGCAACTACCCTCGACTTAGCCCCTTGCGCTATTGGTTGCGGCAACGCCGACTTATTTGCCGCTGCCGTAGGAACAGACTACTATGCTGAGTCCTCTGTTGGCGAATTCGCTCTATGTAGCAAGCAGTCTTAG
- a CDS encoding TOMM precursor leader peptide-binding protein, which produces MRLEQKGYIVENDNSISPEAGAFWDSLSIDNRQVSYLQPTAEVAVTTFGNIPTHLFVSSLKSLHLQVNQQGKYQVVLTDDYLRDELAIFNQKALQLQQPWMLVKPVGTVIWIGPIFHPGKTGCWECLAQRLRGNRPVDAFIHQRKGKPSFFPTSKAALPSTLQTAFGLAATEVAKWIAQAESQQLEGQVLTLNLRSLEMLSHQLVRRPQCCSCGQPELYAPTRPPIPINLQSRPKAIVEDGGYRSITPEETLAQYGHHISPITGVVRNLDRLSHPTNRWNHTYIAGHNFGLMFDDLYFLRQTVRGRSGGKGKTVDQAKASGLCEAIERYSGTFQGDEIRIRATYQDLGETAIHPHTCLNFSSKQYQNRHLWNVHCPPHQKIPEPFDTSRIIDWTPIWSLTDRTFKYLPTAYCYYGYPRSQSPDCWADSNGAAAGNNIEEAILQGFMELVERDSVCLWWYNRLQRPGVNLTSFDDPYIRGLQEYYRTIERLIWVLDVTSDFGIPTFVAISSTFARKVTQLLFGFGTHFDAKIAITRALTEVNQALPPVFTTREANSDPNNNEPEQTTIEDCPYFLPHPTLPEKISSDYSQFGHEDLLNDVLACQKIVENMGMSMFVLDQTRPDINLNVVKVIVPGMRHYWRRLAPGRLYNVPVQLGLLSQPLPEEKLNPQSIF; this is translated from the coding sequence ATGCGATTAGAACAGAAGGGATATATTGTTGAAAACGATAACAGTATATCTCCTGAAGCAGGCGCTTTTTGGGATAGCTTGTCAATAGATAATCGACAAGTATCTTATCTGCAACCAACGGCTGAAGTAGCGGTAACAACCTTTGGTAATATTCCCACTCACTTATTTGTGTCCAGTTTAAAATCGCTGCATCTCCAGGTAAATCAACAAGGAAAATATCAGGTTGTTTTAACAGATGATTACCTGCGCGATGAATTGGCTATTTTTAATCAAAAAGCACTGCAATTACAGCAGCCTTGGATGTTAGTTAAACCTGTAGGAACTGTGATATGGATTGGGCCGATTTTCCATCCCGGAAAAACAGGTTGTTGGGAATGTTTAGCACAGCGATTAAGAGGAAATCGTCCTGTAGATGCGTTTATCCATCAAAGAAAAGGTAAACCCTCTTTTTTTCCTACTTCTAAAGCTGCACTACCTTCTACTCTTCAAACTGCATTTGGTTTAGCTGCTACAGAAGTTGCGAAATGGATTGCACAAGCAGAAAGTCAACAGTTAGAAGGTCAGGTATTAACACTGAATCTCAGGTCGCTGGAAATGCTTTCCCATCAGTTAGTTCGGCGTCCGCAATGTTGCAGTTGCGGTCAACCTGAATTATACGCTCCTACTCGCCCTCCCATCCCCATCAATTTACAAAGTCGTCCCAAAGCCATTGTCGAAGATGGCGGATATCGCAGCATCACCCCAGAAGAAACCTTGGCACAATACGGACATCATATCAGTCCGATTACCGGAGTAGTGCGAAATCTGGATCGCCTTTCTCACCCCACCAATCGCTGGAATCACACCTATATAGCCGGACACAACTTCGGTCTGATGTTCGATGACCTTTATTTTCTCCGCCAAACAGTCAGGGGTCGCAGCGGCGGTAAAGGTAAAACCGTAGACCAAGCAAAAGCCAGTGGTTTGTGCGAAGCAATAGAACGTTACTCTGGCACATTTCAGGGAGATGAAATCCGCATTCGCGCCACTTATCAAGACTTAGGCGAGACAGCTATTCATCCCCATACCTGCCTAAACTTTAGCTCAAAACAATATCAAAATCGACATCTTTGGAATGTACATTGCCCCCCGCATCAAAAAATACCAGAACCCTTCGATACCTCACGGATAATTGACTGGACTCCCATTTGGTCTTTAACGGATCGAACCTTCAAGTATCTGCCTACAGCTTATTGCTATTACGGATATCCTCGCTCTCAAAGTCCCGATTGCTGGGCAGACTCGAACGGAGCCGCAGCCGGAAATAATATAGAAGAAGCTATTCTACAAGGCTTTATGGAATTAGTAGAGCGGGATAGCGTTTGTTTGTGGTGGTACAATCGCTTACAAAGACCAGGTGTAAATTTAACAAGTTTTGATGACCCATATATTCGGGGACTACAGGAATATTACCGCACAATTGAACGCCTAATTTGGGTTCTTGATGTCACCAGCGATTTTGGCATTCCCACTTTTGTCGCTATTTCTAGCACTTTCGCTCGAAAAGTCACTCAGCTATTGTTTGGTTTTGGAACGCATTTCGATGCCAAAATAGCAATTACCAGAGCCTTAACTGAGGTTAATCAAGCACTTCCCCCGGTTTTTACAACACGGGAGGCAAACTCTGACCCAAACAATAATGAACCGGAGCAAACCACTATTGAAGATTGTCCCTATTTTCTTCCCCATCCTACCCTACCTGAAAAGATTTCCTCTGATTATTCCCAGTTTGGCCATGAAGATTTACTCAATGATGTTCTAGCTTGCCAAAAAATTGTCGAAAATATGGGAATGTCTATGTTTGTGCTGGATCAAACTCGTCCCGATATCAATTTAAATGTAGTAAAAGTTATTGTTCCTGGAATGCGCCATTATTGGCGGAGATTGGCACCAGGACGACTTTACAACGTACCCGTGCAGTTAGGATTGCTCTCACAACCATTACCAGAAGAAAAGCTAAATCCCCAGTCAATTTTTTAA
- a CDS encoding DUF4336 domain-containing protein: MGSLQEGQETKPQQASSSINPRDWVWGFWPLVPLYPYSKRRTVRTEAYEDTIWTFDQIQGILYTVVPIRMTVVKLSKGGLLVYAPIAPTKECIKLVKELVAIHGNVRYIILPTASGLEHKVFVGPFARQFPSAQVFVTPSQWSYPINLPLSWLGFPRNRTHVLPEDSSLAPFADDFEYAILDINLGRGSFVEVALFHKNSRTLLLTDTVLAVPEAPPPIVQLDSYALLFHARDTALDVITDSEENRSKGWQRICLFALYFAPSALEPVSLKQAFRDALKAPDRSKKAYFGLFPFRWKDDWQRSFDRLRGGGRPFVAPILQIFILDHAPKKTLDWADKVASWNFQQIIACHFDAPIQTSPYQFRQAFSFLENEQTVGKVNSGNQLLPPEDFAFIIELEQKLDKSGITRSPLEKL, from the coding sequence ATGGGATCACTTCAAGAAGGGCAAGAAACCAAACCACAGCAGGCTAGTTCGAGCATCAATCCTAGAGACTGGGTATGGGGTTTTTGGCCTCTGGTGCCGCTCTACCCCTACAGCAAGCGTCGGACAGTTCGCACAGAAGCTTACGAAGATACCATCTGGACATTCGATCAAATACAAGGCATCTTATATACTGTCGTGCCGATTCGCATGACCGTTGTTAAGCTCTCAAAGGGCGGTCTGCTAGTTTATGCCCCGATCGCACCGACAAAAGAGTGCATCAAACTTGTCAAAGAGTTGGTAGCTATTCACGGCAATGTTAGGTACATCATCCTGCCAACTGCCTCTGGATTGGAACACAAAGTTTTTGTTGGCCCATTTGCCAGACAATTTCCTTCAGCACAGGTTTTTGTAACACCTTCTCAGTGGAGTTATCCGATAAACTTGCCTTTAAGTTGGCTCGGTTTTCCTCGAAATCGGACTCACGTACTACCGGAAGACAGTAGCTTAGCACCCTTTGCTGATGATTTTGAGTACGCCATATTGGATATCAATCTCGGACGCGGGTCGTTTGTGGAAGTAGCATTGTTCCACAAAAACTCGCGCACGCTGCTGCTAACAGATACAGTGCTGGCAGTACCAGAAGCGCCGCCTCCAATCGTTCAATTAGACTCCTATGCCTTGCTGTTCCACGCCAGAGATACAGCCTTAGATGTAATTACTGATAGCGAGGAAAACCGCAGCAAAGGATGGCAGCGGATATGCTTGTTTGCACTTTACTTCGCACCGAGCGCATTGGAGCCAGTATCGCTCAAACAGGCGTTTCGCGATGCCTTGAAAGCACCGGATAGGTCGAAAAAAGCTTATTTTGGTTTGTTTCCGTTCCGGTGGAAAGATGACTGGCAGCGCTCGTTCGATCGACTGCGAGGGGGCGGAAGACCTTTTGTAGCTCCCATTTTGCAAATCTTCATTCTCGACCACGCACCTAAGAAAACCCTTGACTGGGCTGATAAAGTAGCTAGTTGGAATTTTCAGCAGATTATAGCCTGCCATTTTGATGCGCCTATCCAGACAAGTCCGTATCAATTTAGACAGGCGTTCTCATTTTTAGAAAACGAGCAAACAGTAGGTAAAGTCAACAGCGGAAACCAGCTTTTACCGCCGGAAGACTTTGCGTTTATCATAGAACTGGAGCAGAAGTTAGATAAAAGTGGTATCACGCGATCGCCTCTGGAAAAGCTGTAA